In Planctomycetaceae bacterium, the DNA window GACCGATACACGGGCACCGGACGTTGTGCTCGGCCCGTATCCGTACGAAGCGAAGCCGGACCACGATGCCTTCAAGGTGTTCAATCCGCGAAAAGCGCCGGCGCCGGGAGATTTGCTGCTGAAGGAAGGCGATCGGCTGGCGATCTGCGGTGATTCCATTACCGAACAGAAGATGTATTCCCGCCTGATCGAAACGTACCTGACGGTTTGTGTCCCGCAGTTGAAAATCACGGTCCGGCAATATGGCTGGAGCGGCGAAAAGACCGACGGATTCCTTCGACGCATGGAGCGGGACTGCCTGACGTTTGACCCGACCGTGGCGACTCTGGCCTACGGCATGAATGATTCCCGCTACCGGCCGTTCGACGTGACGAACGGCCAGTGGTACGACGATCACTACACGGCCATCGTCCGCCGATTCAAACAGCACCACGTGCGAGTCGTTGTCGGATCTCCGGGATGCGCAGGCCGCATCGCCGAATGGGTCAACAGTCGAGCCGGCACTCTGCAGGAACACAATCTGCACCTGTGCGCTTTGCGAGACATTGCGATGGGCGTTGCGGAACGCGAAGACGCGCGGTTCGCCGACATTTTCTGGCCGATGCTGCAGGCTCAGGTGTTCGCGCCGGAACAGCACCACGCCACGCCGGAGAAGCCCTATCAGGTCGCGGGAAAGGACGGTAT includes these proteins:
- a CDS encoding SGNH/GDSL hydrolase family protein, yielding MNRLPVILFLLAGFATSLNAQPTDTRAPDVVLGPYPYEAKPDHDAFKVFNPRKAPAPGDLLLKEGDRLAICGDSITEQKMYSRLIETYLTVCVPQLKITVRQYGWSGEKTDGFLRRMERDCLTFDPTVATLAYGMNDSRYRPFDVTNGQWYDDHYTAIVRRFKQHHVRVVVGSPGCAGRIAEWVNSRAGTLQEHNLHLCALRDIAMGVAEREDARFADIFWPMLQAQVFAPEQHHATPEKPYQVAGKDGIHPGWAGQVIMAWSMLRAMGLDGDIGTITVDLAGDTAKASAGHRVDRFADGKLTLTSSRYPFCARGDLHDDNSIRSGMTLVPFMEELNRLVLKVAGAEPSASYRITWGEQSRQYSGEELSRGVNLAADFEQNPFCDAFDRVDAAVAAKQAYETQQVKKVFHGDEGRADFQAAVERTEAERGPLAEAIAAAMQPVTHSIVIQKAGQ